In Papaver somniferum cultivar HN1 chromosome 9, ASM357369v1, whole genome shotgun sequence, the genomic stretch ATCTTAACGTCCTCAACTGTGGGAGGCACCCTTGCTTTTGGATATTTGtcggtaaatttttttttatctataaaAGAAAAAGTTGTTTTTCAACAGCGACGCAACTCATTTGCCAGCCCATCTGATATGTCAAACAACATCTTTTAACCTTGTGCATAGCAATAAGCCTTAGCAATAAGCCTTAGCAATAAGCCTTGTAGTATTTATTGTTAAGAATTACAAGAGCATGTAATAATCGTCCTACTCCTAGTGTATTTAGATCTTTCTTTGCAAGCTAGTAAAGCAGTTCTTTCTACCGGCCGGATTCCTGACAATCGAAGTTTTATTGGTCTGTGATTTTCCTAACAAGTATCTCATTTACAATCTTGTCCATATTAGCAGAAGAGGAGCCACCAGCTGAAGTTGCCTCTTCTGCTTTCTTCTTCCACTCCATGGCTCTTTTCTTCATGTTTTTACCTTTCTCGGCTTCCATTAATTCACGAACCACCCTCTCAACTTCATCCCTTTTCACATTGCTATCGATCTCCATGCCGACTCCCCAATGATGACATGAGTACCCGCAGTTTGTTTGCTGGTCTCCTACAAACGGCCAACACATTACAGGGACTCCACGCTTAAGCTTTCTAGTGTAGAATTCCAACCACAATGTGTTAAGAATCCAGCTACAGATGAGTGATTTAAGACATCTTCTTGCGGACGCCAACTCGTAAGCAGTCCTCTTCCCTTGATTTCTTCTAAGAATTCAGGCGGCAGTATCTCCGAATCACCAACTACCAGATCGGGTCTTATAGTCCATAATAAGTTATGCTTGATGTTAGCTAGTCCCCATGCGAATTCGACGAGTTGTTGGGTAGTCATAACAGTGATGCTGCCGAAATTGACGTAGACGACCGAGTTTGGTTCTTTGGAATCAATCCAGTTTAGACACTGGGTGTCTTCTTTCCAGAGATTTGATCCAAGAGACAGTGACTCACTTTGTGGAATCTGATTGAGGAGTAATTGAAGAGGACCAACTGCATAAATAGGAGGCAATGACAATTGAGACTTGAATGCATCCAGAACCTCCACCTCCAGCGCATCAAAGGTATTGAAAATAAGGGCCGTAGCATCGTAAGTTCTTCCCATTTCTATCATTGAAGCATGGAGAAAGGGAGCATTTGGATCTGTAGTTTGAACAAAACTTGGGAGATCTctaaatctaatatctttcatccCCGGTATCCAGTCAATTTGTGTGTCTAAATAGCCGTTTGTAAAACAGCTCTCATCTGCAGTATtaaataagaaattgaaaaaacttAAGTAAATGAACTATATGAATGCAACTAGATTCTGCATACCTTTAAGTGGAACGAGGCCTCTTTGGATGAGATGGGGAAAGTGCGGAAAACATGCGAAAGCACAGAAGCTAATTGGACAGTATAACATTTCAGGGATTCCGAACTCTTTAGCTGCTTGTAGAGTGAAGCTCATAAAACTATCAGAAACTATAAAGCTCACAGGTGGGACATTTGAATACTTGTTATCGTTGAGTTTGTGTATGAGATTCCGAAAGGGTTCTAAGCCATTCTTTTGTATGGAGATGGAGAGGGCTATGAAATCTTGGCTAGCATTTGGATTGACTGGAGGTGGAAGACCGTCAGGGATTGTTTCAAAACGAAAATCAGGCAAGCCGGTAAGTGAATCTGGTCCCCTTGAATTCAGCAGGCGTTGATGATTGAATTCTGTGTTTACAAAGGTTATATGAAAGCCTCTGAAATGAAGAATCTTTGCTAGCTTCATCATGGCACTTATGTGACTCTGAGTTGGGTATGGGACGGAAACCACATGAATCTTCTCCATATTGTTTCTTGGTATCCAATGCGAATTATGCAAGCTTTAAGAACTCTTGAAGTTTAGGCGTTTAGCATAGAACTAAATAAGTGAGATGCAAGAATGGTTTATGATACTGAAGTCACATTATTTGAAACCACATGTTTTGCTTAATGCTTGTGGTTATCATTGAACAGTACACCACTTTTATTCATAGCCGTTTATAAATTGATAATCTTAGCTTAGCAAATCAATACCTTATTTCAAGAACAACGAAATGTCTGATGTAGCTGTCCACAACTTGTGATTTTATACAATTTGTGGTTTTAAGGATTACTTGGGCATTTTGATGCACCTGTAATCGAAACGATATGCAGTCTAAAAACACAGATAATCAGTTATTTTTTTGCTAGTTTTGATGGCCCCTTCCAGAAATCAAGTTTGAACCCAATTTGACAAACCCAGTTAGACTTATTGCTCCCCATAGCAAAAGCCTTGCAAGACATATAGAGTAACGAGCTAACCGCATTTTGCATTGGACAGGAAGCAATTGTAATATTATACAGACTTAGTGTCTAGCCACGCCATAATGTCCATATAATAGGAAAAATGAACTATTAAGAAAAACATTCAAGTGCATACGAGTCATTTAACCAGTGACACGTGATTTGAGCGTAAATTTGAAGGTATTGGCTTCCCCAAGAGCAAAAGGTAAGTTAGAATTGTTACCATGAGCTCTCTTGTTGGCATAACCAGGATAGTCTTGTTTCTTGAAAGGTACACTCTCATGTAAAGCCAGGCCAATCTTCGCTGCCTTCTTCTCTATCTCCCATTTGTCATACGGTTCACCCTTCTTGTGAGTCACATGTATTTCTCCTGTCTTCTGCATCAACTCTTTGGCGCCTTTCAAGAATTTCTTCACCAATCCTTTATTCAACCTACATTACAATCCAAGTATTCCATCAATACCACAAATCTAGACCTTATGTTGTGGGAGTCTCGCTAGGGATCAGGTCAAATAAGAATGCAAAAAATAAGAAATGTGCAACTGAACAGGAATGTGCAATTACAGTGAGGCTTCACAACAACATGATTGCAATACCTCAAAAGACTAATTATGTCCCTAGTCAGTACAAACGCTAGCACTATCAGAATCTCTTAAATGTCGATGCAGTCATAAAATGTCTGTGTAATACAGATTTAATCCAGGAACACCAAGCACAGTAAATTTTTTAACATGGTGCTCACTTGCTTTTGCCGTTTCAACTTCTCACGATTATATACAATGTACCACCAAATTCTATCAAGAAATTTACACTGCTAAAATTCCAGTTTGCAAAATGCAAGTCTATTTAATAGGAACTAGTAGCATCAATTCTCTTATAAACAAAGGCAGACACAAGGGAGGATGGGAAATCATTTGGTAGATATTTGATGATTTACTTATACACATACCCACTCAATTCAACGAGACATGAGAATAATACTTGAGATCTAGCAAACAGACTTTCCTTAATACTACCTAGTAAAAGAGAACTCTGCTCTTTGCATTGATTGGTAATTAGTTCAATTTCTTAAGGTGAGCTTCCCCATACAAGAACCTTGTAAGTTTACAGGAGAGTTGATGTTTCAGAACTATGAATTCCAGTAGGGTATGTGATTAGTGGTGCATATTGCTTGTGTTGGGACTAATTTAAAGATAACACAAAGATAATCGAAGGGCTTGATCTATAcatttttgacaaaaaaaaaaaaaaagagagtaagAAAGTATAAGAAACATCCAGTAACAGTAACTTACTGAATTTGGCAATAACTATTTTCACGATGGAGAAAACCCACATGAGGGAAGTTGTAAACGATTCGATCAAATCTCTGAGTTTTTAGAAAGAAGTGTTGGCTCATCTGAGTTGCATCCACTCCAAGCAACACTAAACACCCTTTCTCTTCCAACTCTCTAACATTCCCAATTGCATGACTGTACTTCTTTGCTAGACTATCTAAAATATGATATCAATACCCAAAACTGATCAACACAAgttgaagaaagaaagaaataaagggaGAGATTCGAAGGTGGCATACATACCTTGAGTATCTATGGATGTAGAAACCATGTTTGTTGCATCACCAAAAGCTTTAGCTAAGCATAGTGAAAACGAAAAATCTCCTTCACCTACTAATAATATTCTCTGTGAATTTGAGTAATGATTAATCCatttctcttcttcctcctcctcctcctcctcttcttcttcttctttgttcatTCTCTCTTCTTTAGTGATGAATTTCGAACTTCCAAAAATAAACCTTTGTTCTTCAGTAAGATGAAAAGTTTAAGCTTTCCCGAAATCAATACAATTGATCTCCATATCTTTAATAATTCTAACCAAATTTACGTTTTGACTGCAAGTCTTCTGGTATTACCAAAGGCTGGACATAGAAGACTGGACCGGGGGGGCTACACTGGGGTTCCAATGTCTAGTCTAGTTCCAAGGAAAAGTTGATTGATGTGAACATACAcaaagggagtgtttggttggatTTCCTATTTCTTTATTGAAAAATAGTGTCCTTGGTTAGGATGGTAACAAGTTACCACAGAGAGATGCAAGATTGGGGGCAACAATTTACTTGGAGGTGTACTAAAAGTCTATGCAAGACAACATTTTCCTCACCTTTGGAATGGTATACCCCCAAGCAAATTGATATCCCCCTGTTAGAAGCCATGGATAATGGGATCTTGGAATTGTTGCTTAGGAATGACAAGTTGTTGGATTGGCTTGGCAGTGTGGCTGCTCTAGCTCCCGGCTTGCCATGTCTGCTCCAGGAAGTGAGAAAAAAAATACAGGACTAAAAGAAGTCCACAATCATATAAAAAATTCTTCAAAACAACTGAATTTAACAGCGCTCAATGGGACTAAGTGCACTGTTCAGGTCAAAGAAGTTCTTACGAGTGCATTATTATGGAAGAGACGGATTTCTATAAATACCATGAATCATTATCGGAATATATATGTGCATATACAGTATTAGCGGATCCTGGAAGAATAATAACAGAGCTGAAATGGGATAAGGAAATTTACATTTATGTATAAACAAATGAACAAGTAACAACAATGACACTCTGAAGAATTCACACAGGATTTGCCTACAATCActaaaaaaatcaagtgttgattcGAAAATTTAATCTCCTAAGCCAAATTGAATGAATAGTCATATAGAAGGCGTCATGTCTAACGGGAGGATCGTTAACCATAAAATGTTTCAGGACCTGCTTCAAGTTCTTGTGCAGTTCCAAATACCGTTCCTCAGTTATACTCATTAGGATTGTTTTCAGGTTCGGAATCTCATTTACCCGTACCTGAACTGAAAACGAATTCCAATTAAGGATGTCACTAAATGGGGGAACATAATGGTCAGATATTAGAACTGGAACACATTCTGAGTAAATTGATTCAACAATTCTTGGGCTCGCGACTTCATAGCCACTTGGGCATAAGCAGAATCTGCTCTTTCTCATCATGGTGCCATATGAGATTCCTGCTGGGAGGTGGTCATAGACTAGTATCTTATCATCTTTGTCTTTCCAGTGTTGTACTAGTATGACTCTGATATTTCCATGCAGTCGCCCGGCAAAAAAACCAAGTATAGAACGGTCAGATGGCGGTAAGCCCTCAACTATAACTGGTAGATTACCTTTGCGAAGATTGATTTCTGGAAAAGATAAATCTTTTGAGGGATTGAACCCCTCGGAGGTATTGGCATTGCAGAGAGCCCTAATTGAATTTTTGTTTAGTAATGGAATGGAGGAAGATGTGCGTGGACCCTGTAAGTATCAACCACATGATGAAGTATGTTAGTATTAGGATTCCATTCCCAGGATTGGAGAAAGTTATTCAAGAAATCTGGTGCATGTGTGATGCTTATGGAATGAGAGTAAATTATAGAGGAGTTCTGAAAGCAAACAACTTACCCAATCATGGCAGGATAGCATGGAATGATCAGCTCCTGAGCTTCTGTTCCAATAGGGATATTTTCTGGCAATGATATCAACATAATCGGCAATGGTACGTTTTATCGGCTCGACGTCTTGAGAATCACTCTCATAAAGATAACGAACCATCACTTTGATGCTAAATGGGAGGAAATAGACATGAGCTCTATCAGGATCCCGTGTTCGTAATTGTTTACTAGTCTCTATCCCGTTTATAAACATTCCCTCTGTTGAATAGAGGCCCTTGTAAGGGCCGTTGTGGAATAGTGGTGGGTTGCCCTCCTCATATACATAGATCTTAAACATTTTCTCCATTTTTGAGTAACTCCTACAATTTTTTAGACCAAGAATTTAGAACAAAATTCATAAGAAAAGTATGCTATTAATGGTGAGGCAGGTAATTTTCACACATGGCAAATTGAAACATAAGATCTTAAGTACTAAAGAGATAACAATGGCATCCACTTTTAGAGAACTAAAACAAGAGTTGTGACAGCTGACTAACCAGCTGTTTGAACATCTAGTAATCAATTTCTGCATATGAATACGGTTCAAAACGTTGAAACTCAGCAACAATTACTGGAATTCAGAAAAGTATTAGTACTTGCCATATAATCCCGGCGGTTTCAAATCTTTAACTTAAAGTTCAGTATCTATTTAGTCATAATCTTTCGCAGACAATTGAATTAATGTTTACAATGAACAACGAAAACAGACAGTATCTGATTTTGGTTCGATCAGAGCATACGTTTTATTTGCTTTTACAGTCGCGCTGGTAGCGAGCTACATGATCATGTGGGTGGTGGTAGTAAATGCGTTACCTTACCTACTAGTGCGATAGGATTTCTGAAATTTAGTTGTATTGAAATCTATGGTTTTGAAGGTATCATGGAATACATGTTTATTCCAACGAGAAGGGCACACTCCTAAACAGAGAAGCAGTCGGCATGAAGCCTACAAATCTATGGTTCAAAAGGTGTTCCCGTAATCCCATAATAACATCAGTCTGAAAAACTTACCAGTGAAACTCACCAGCATTCCTATAAATGGAATTTTTATCTTCTCCATGTGATGTTTGGTTTCGAGCTGCATTTCTTATCCCAGACCGAGCTCTTGCTAGACCTTCTTCAAGTCCTTGTAATTTACTCAACTGCAAAAGGACACGGCAGTCATTACAAGCTCAATGCAAACTACAATCAAAATCTAACAAGACAACTACAGAAACATGAGACATTCGATCTCATTGCCACCATGCAAATATGTTCCTGGTTACAATTGAAGAAGGAAAGGTTCTCTATTTTGGGCGGAGAGTGTAGTTGAGTAGAAGATTCATCCGGGCATCCACTGCTACTCATGGTTCTGTGTACCATTACGGTCTCCACTAACATATTTCAGACACAAGAGTAAATTTATTCCACCAAATATCAGAATCACGTCAATGCATCACCGATCTAGTACATTTAACGCAAGCAAATGCAGTAGCCCAAAATCACCAGATATCATGTTCCATAATTTATTTCAAAGCAACGCAGAAATTTGGATCCAAAAGATAAAAATCAAATGAAACAGCCCAAAATGATATCAACTAAATTGAATTAAAGCTGATTAATAAAAAATTGAATAGAAAATTTTCACAAAACCTATTAGCATTAATCAGTTAAATATCCTTAACTTCAATAAAGATCAGATTTTTGAAGATGAATCAATAAAAAATACAGGGCGGGATTGGTACCTGTTCTGAGAGTATACGAGAATTGTCGGTGCGTCGAAACGAAGAGGATGATGACGAAGATAACAGAAGTGCTTCTCCGTTTTCATTTTCTTGATTATGGGTAGTAACAGCATGAGGTGATGTTTTACCTCCATTATTTTCTGACAGACAATCAGGGTTCTTGTTACTAATCATGATCACAAACCCAATTATCAGTGTCGAAATTATAACAACCCATTGAAGCTTtgatgaagtagaagaagaaaatgtTGGTGTAGAAGGAGATATTAAGGAGGGCATTCTCTCTATCCCAATCAATTTAAA encodes the following:
- the LOC113310354 gene encoding 7-deoxyloganetin glucosyltransferase-like, translated to MEKIHVVSVPYPTQSHISAMMKLAKILHFRGFHITFVNTEFNHQRLLNSRGPDSLTGLPDFRFETIPDGLPPPVNPNASQDFIALSISIQKNGLEPFRNLIHKLNDNKYSNVPPVSFIVSDSFMSFTLQAAKEFGIPEMLYCPISFCAFACFPHFPHLIQRGLVPLKDESCFTNGYLDTQIDWIPGMKDIRFRDLPSFVQTTDPNAPFLHASMIEMGRTYDATALIFNTFDALEVEVLDAFKSQLSLPPIYAVGPLQLLLNQIPQSESLSLGSNLWKEDTQCLNWIDSKEPNSVVYVNFGSITVMTTQQLVEFAWGLANIKHNLLWTIRPDLVVGDSEILPPEFLEEIKGRGLLTSWRPQEDVLNHSSVAGFLTHCGWNSTLESLSVESL
- the LOC113310355 gene encoding uncharacterized protein At4g26485-like, with the protein product MNKEEEEEEEEEEEEEKWINHYSNSQRILLVGEGDFSFSLCLAKAFGDATNMVSTSIDTQDSLAKKYSHAIGNVRELEEKGCLVLLGVDATQMSQHFFLKTQRFDRIVYNFPHVGFLHRENSYCQIQLNKGLVKKFLKGAKELMQKTGEIHVTHKKGEPYDKWEIEKKAAKIGLALHESVPFKKQDYPGYANKRAHGNNSNLPFALGEANTFKFTLKSRVTG
- the LOC113314045 gene encoding probable glycosyltransferase At5g03795, with product MPSLISPSTPTFSSSTSSKLQWVVIISTLIIGFVIMISNKNPDCLSENNGGKTSPHAVTTHNQENENGEALLLSSSSSSSFRRTDNSRILSEQLSKLQGLEEGLARARSGIRNAARNQTSHGEDKNSIYRNAGEFHWSYSKMEKMFKIYVYEEGNPPLFHNGPYKGLYSTEGMFINGIETSKQLRTRDPDRAHVYFLPFSIKVMVRYLYESDSQDVEPIKRTIADYVDIIARKYPYWNRSSGADHSMLSCHDWGPRTSSSIPLLNKNSIRALCNANTSEGFNPSKDLSFPEINLRKGNLPVIVEGLPPSDRSILGFFAGRLHGNIRVILVQHWKDKDDKILVYDHLPAGISYGTMMRKSRFCLCPSGYEVASPRIVESIYSECVPVLISDHYVPPFSDILNWNSFSVQVRVNEIPNLKTILMSITEERYLELHKNLKQVLKHFMVNDPPVRHDAFYMTIHSIWLRRLNFRINT